From the genome of Amycolatopsis camponoti:
AGTGCTTCACCACCAGCACCCCGGTGCTGGTGGCCGACATCGCGGCGCAGGCGGTGCGGTGGCCGCGGTTCGCCGCCGAGGCGGCCAAGGACGGGTTCGCGTCGGTGCACGCGCTGCCGCTGCGCCTGCGCAAGCAGACGATCGGGGCGCTGAACCTCTTCGGGCACGACTCGGGGGACCTGTCGGCGGACGACGTGGCACTGGCGCAGGGGCTGGCCGACACCGCGACCATCGGCATCCTCCACGAACGAGCCTTGCGCCAGGGGGAGATCCTCTCCGAGCAGCTGCAGACCGCGTTGAACAGCCGGGTGATCATCGAGCAGGCCAAGGGTGTGCTCGCCGTCAGCGGGCAGCTGAGCATGGACGCGGCCTTCCGGGCCCTGCGCGGCTTCGCCCGGCGGAACAACCTCCGGCTCAGCGACGTCGCCCGCGCGCTGGCCGACCGCGATCTCGCTCCCGCGGTCGTCCTGGCCCCCGCGGAGACGAGTCACTCCCACTGACCGGGGGTCCGTTGCGCCACCGGTGAAAGGGTGCCGAACGGTCCACCTGGCGGTGACCAACGGCCCTCGCGCCCCGGACGCGGTGCCGTGATGCTGGAAGCGGCCGACCGGCCCTCGACTCCCGGGAGTTCCCATGCGGTTCCGCGATCGCCGGGAAGCCGGCGAGCGGCTGGCCCTGCGGTTGCGACCACTGCGCGGCGACCGTTCCGTGGTGCTCGGCCTGTCGGAGGGCGGCTTGGTGGTGGCCGGCGAGATCGCCGACGTCCTCGGCGCGCCGCTGGACATCCTGCTCACCGGCCGGATCGAGGCCGCGGGGCCGCCGCCGACGACGCTCGGCGCCGTCGGGGAGGGCGGCTTGGTCGTCTGGGACCACGACGCCATCCGCCGGTTCGACATCGACCCGGCGGAGCTCGCCCGGCTCCTCGACGAGGCGCGGGCCGGACTGTCCCGGCAGGTCGCCGTCTACCGGCGCACCGTGGCGCCGGCGGCGATCGCCGGCCGCACGGTCGTCCTCGCCGACGACGGCGCCGCCACCGGCACGACCGCGCACACGGCGATCCGCGTCCTGCGGGCCCG
Proteins encoded in this window:
- a CDS encoding GAF and ANTAR domain-containing protein, translated to MADRERQVTRAFVALADTLVDDYDVADLLHTLVQQCVELLDVAAAGLTLVDERGGLQLLASSTEQARLLELFQLDIDEGPCIECFTTSTPVLVADIAAQAVRWPRFAAEAAKDGFASVHALPLRLRKQTIGALNLFGHDSGDLSADDVALAQGLADTATIGILHERALRQGEILSEQLQTALNSRVIIEQAKGVLAVSGQLSMDAAFRALRGFARRNNLRLSDVARALADRDLAPAVVLAPAETSHSH
- a CDS encoding phosphoribosyltransferase; protein product: MRFRDRREAGERLALRLRPLRGDRSVVLGLSEGGLVVAGEIADVLGAPLDILLTGRIEAAGPPPTTLGAVGEGGLVVWDHDAIRRFDIDPAELARLLDEARAGLSRQVAVYRRTVAPAAIAGRTVVLADDGAATGTTAHTAIRVLRARQVRRIVLAVPVAQADVVDRLAREVDQFACLRPLPWLHAVGNSYRKFPAVADTEALALLHREPRLPTEVRH